One stretch of Geoalkalibacter ferrihydriticus DSM 17813 DNA includes these proteins:
- a CDS encoding 7-carboxy-7-deazaguanine synthase QueE — MPVPAIPPTEAPLLEVFSSIQGEGLLVGCRQVFLRFALCNLDCAYCDTPYAPTPECRIEDAPGSGVFRGLANPVPLEILAGILCRWHQEAPQMHHSLSLTGGEPLLQANVLGEWLPVLRQIMPIYLETNGTLAASLETLIDHLDWISMDLKLASVSGCPTPWAAHREFLSIARRRQCYVKAVIGEETPASEVLRAARLVHETAPEVVLVLQPLTRNGQIGVCASTLLDLQRQASAIHANLRIIPQTHRFVGLL, encoded by the coding sequence ATGCCTGTGCCAGCTATACCGCCGACTGAGGCCCCACTTCTCGAGGTCTTCTCCTCAATCCAGGGAGAGGGTCTGCTGGTGGGGTGTCGCCAGGTATTTCTGCGTTTCGCTCTGTGCAACCTCGATTGTGCTTATTGCGACACTCCCTATGCGCCAACTCCCGAATGCCGCATCGAAGATGCGCCAGGATCCGGGGTGTTTCGTGGGCTGGCCAATCCGGTGCCGCTGGAAATCCTTGCCGGAATTCTCTGCCGCTGGCATCAAGAGGCCCCGCAGATGCACCATTCACTGAGCCTTACCGGGGGCGAGCCGCTTCTGCAGGCAAATGTTCTGGGTGAGTGGTTGCCGGTCTTGCGCCAGATCATGCCCATCTACCTGGAAACCAATGGAACACTGGCGGCGTCTTTGGAGACACTGATCGACCATCTCGACTGGATTTCCATGGACCTCAAGCTGGCTTCGGTCAGCGGGTGCCCAACCCCCTGGGCGGCCCATCGGGAATTTCTCTCCATTGCGCGCCGCAGGCAGTGTTATGTCAAGGCGGTCATCGGCGAGGAAACACCGGCAAGCGAGGTCTTACGCGCAGCACGCCTGGTTCACGAAACGGCACCGGAAGTCGTACTTGTTCTGCAGCCTCTGACCCGTAACGGGCAGATTGGGGTTTGCGCCTCAACCCTGCTCGATTTGCAGCGTCAGGCGTCCGCTATCCACGCCAATCTTCGCATCATTCCTCAAACTCACCGTTTTGTCGGGCTTCTGTAA